The segment CTCACGGAAACTGAATGATCTAGAGGAACAGATTATAGTCCAGTATATCcttgacctagattcgcgaggatttccttCCCGACATCgtgatgttgaagaaatggcaaaTCGACTGCTTGCTGACCGCAATGCATCATCAgttggcaagcgctgggctatCAATTTTATCAAGCGGcaaccagagctcaagacgcgtTTTCAGCGGAGATAGGACTATCAGAGGgctaaatgcgaagatccaaTCGCTATTCGTAATTGGTTCAGGCTCGTACAGAACACAATCGCAAAGTATGGCatccgatcagatgatatctggaactttaATGAGACCGGCTTTATGATAGGCGTGATATCAAGCGGTATAGTTAATACCAGCTCGGAAAGGCGTGGACGGCCAAAATTATTGGAGCCTGAAAACCGGGAATGGGTTACGGTGATTCAAGCGATTAATGCAGAAGGTCAGGCGATTGATCCATTCATCGTGGTTGCAGGCCAATATCATCTTGCCAATtggtaccgagaaagcaacctcccggCCTCTTGGGCTATCGCCACgacccaaaatggctggacagataaCGAGACAGGCctcgagtggctaaagcactttgatcgaTGTACAATCAACCGATCAACTGGTccctatcgtcttctgatcctcgatggccatGAAAGTCACCATTCGGCCGACTTCCAGATATACTGTGAGGAGAACAATACCATCACACTCTGTATGCCACCTCATTCTTCCCACCTGCTTCATCCCCTTGACgtcgggtgctttgggccgctgaaaaaggcatatggtcgagaaatagagcagCTGATCAGAAGGTCTATAACCCAcatttccaagaccgagttcttcccggCCTTTTACGCCGCCTTTCAATTGACTATGACTGAGGCAAATATCAAGTGGGGTTTTAGAGGCGCTGGTCTTGTTACTTTTGACCCGGAAGTTGTGATCTCAAAACTcgatgtgcagctacggactccaacgcctgttgaggaggtggtccaacaatctcaatcttggaCTTCAAGGACCCCAAGAACAGTTCTTGAGGCGGgatctcagtctgaataccttcAAAGAGgaatcagaagacatcacaatagctccccagagtcaatatTTGAAGCTCTAAGATGTCTTGAGAAAGGAACTAAGGCAGTTATGCATAAGGTTGCGTTACTTGCAGCTGAGAACCGAGATCTTCGATAGGTAAATGAGATACTTAGCCGGCGGCgcagggcaaaaagaacccgcCTGCAGAATAGAGGGAGTATGATTATACAGGAAGGTCAGGATctaattgatcagatggatgtagaTATACAGGTAGTAGCCGAATCATTAAGATGTAGTAGTCAAGGAAGTTCGGCGCGACTGAGGGTTCGGCGTTGCGGGACTTGCGGTAAGActgggcataatgcaagaaccTGTCAGGATGGTATTGAGGCCCCAGAGATGAGTATAGTAGTTGATTTCCATTGATCAGATGATTTATTGTGTTTTTATTGCGATTTATCTtaagaaggttgagatttttgtCCCGCTCGCTTGTCGTGTACGTTACCGAAAGTGGAATTCAATGCCGGCGCTGGGTTGAATAGTTGCCTTACAAAGCTGCCAGAGCGGCATCTGGTATTACTCGTTCAAGTGGATATAACCCTCCATATTATTACTGATTAATCTTGTCTCATCTGGTTATTCTCTGTGACTAGATAGAATAAAGTAGTAGATGTGGTTCTGTGTATATTCCTACTCAATGTTGACCCCGCAACTTTTATTGTAGTGGAGGATTTGACTCAAATCGCCCGCAAATAATACCTAGGGCATCGCCACTGAAGAGTCTCCTAATTCGGCTCCTGGCTGTACCATGTAACGCCAAAAATCCGGGCTACGTCTCAGTCGGCAGGGTGAGAAGCAGGGGACACTTTGTAGACGCCACTACTAGCATCCCTAGCAATGTTGCAGGAGGGAACACACCATTTGGTAGGCACGATGGCTCCGCAACGTCGATGAAAGGCCAAAATTGATATGTAGTTTTGTTTGGGTATGACAACCAATGTCCAAAACGTCTGTATATATGGAGTCAACTTTGTGATGCCATCCTTGGGTGCCAAGgctcatgatgatgaagacttAGGAGATTCGGAGTGGGGATAAACGTTGTAACGCCACTGATGATATGAAATCTATTACATAGGTACATACTgaattattaatactttCTAAGCTTTCCTCACTTGAACGCAATAATTGCTCAAAATGTCATTCATAATCCTCCGACAAATTCCATGATTCGCCCAGTCCGTCATCCGCGAGACAAAAGGCATAAGAAGAGTGTTCGACTCAACAACGACCTCCTCATAAAGCTCCCACTCATCCGTCAAAGTACCTGGTGTACTCGGTGCACCGGGGTTCGGCGGTCGACGAACCAGACACTCGATCCATACAGTAACACCTGCTCTAGCATCCACGCGAGCACGAACACCATTCTTGATTCCCAGAAATGTGATAGGCCATTCCTCATCCTGCGTTAGACCCGGAGCCAACTCAAGCCGCTGGAAGCAAAGAAAGCTCTGGACACTGCTATTGGGCGGCCCGAAAAAGGGCTCGCTTTGCACCAGCCCAAAGTCAGGCGTTGTCGCGGAGAAGCTCACGAAAACTGCGTTATGCTTCAGCAAAGGCGTGTATGTGTGAATATGAGCGAGTACAATTTCCCACGAGAGATGGCTCGGGATGGATGCAGTGTCCAATGTGCGATGCTTTGCCCGCATCACCTGGCGTTCATGTAAGCGTTAGTCATGGCTTTGTAATGCAATACACAAATGTGAAACACCACAGCCATTCGATGGCAGCTTGGCTCAAGCTCACCTTGTGTGTTGACTAATGAACCCGTTGCTTTGTAACGCCTGTAGAAAATCCTTTTTCCCCGCAAGTTGAGGTAATTTCAGCCAACAGGTGGTATGGTCAGCACTAGCAAGAATCAGGCACTGCACTATGAACTCTTGGCTGACAGTCGGCGATCAAAAAGGCGCAGTTTTACACCGAGTACTTCAAAAACTCCAAAATATCTCTGCTTACTTTCGAAGGttaaactttaataaaagatgAGGCTGTAATCTTTTTGTTCATCCTTTGAAATAATCGTGGGGCACAGCAATTGGCCCAGGTACGACCCACGATATTAAAAGTGACATTCGACAGAACAGGCCAATAGCAAGACCGCTTTCACCAGTTAGttctataaataaaacaAATAGTGGCATGCGCTAAGATTAGCTTTCTTAATGCACGAATTAACTTCGCTGCTGAAGGATTATGAGTTAATCAAGTTCTGACATCACTGAATTTATCATATATATGATTAGTTTCTCTTCCGAAATAATGAATCGGGGATATTTGTCTGAATTTTGAGAATTAATTGTTTACATCATAGCCTCGTCTCGTGACAATTGAACACCAAACCGTCAATATCTCCTTGACAGTCATAAAGGCACAAATACATCGCGGACCCACTCTTAGATTAGTCATGGCATCAGTACATCAGAGAACTTCCAAACTTTCTCCACTAAAAACTCCATGACGTAAATTCCGACAATACCTCCATGGCCGACGCTCCTGCAATAGCCATTGGCAACGAGACCGGCCAGTTCAACGGCATTGACCTACAATTGAGGGTCCTAGTAGAAAACAGTTATCCTGGGCAGAACGAGGATAGTACCGTTAGGCCCGATTTTAAACCCACGGACTATTGCGGCACCCATTTTGATCCCTTTCTTATCGAACATGGCGACTTTAATATCCACAAGCTCCCATCTACGCCGTTGAAGCTGCTCCAGACCTTACTACCGGAATGGCTGATTGAAAAATGGGTCGATTATACAAACAACGGAGTCGTGCTTGAGCAGCCGTCAGAGTCAATGGAAGCCGACATCTGCGGCAGAGATCTGGATCTGGATAGGGGTCTTATTGTATATGCAAAATCATAAGGAATATCGATTTGAGGATCATTGGAGAGCCCGTACAGCAGAGGATCATGTCCCCGATCACAACATCGTCAAATTCATGACCTACAACCACTTTCATCTTCTAAAACGACGGCTGCGGCTTGACGATCCGGATAGCATTGAATACGGCGTCCCTCATCCGTTCAGCAAGCTCAACGAATGGTCCCACATTATACAGACCGCTGCGACAGAGCTCTTCATTCCCGACACAAATATCTCTGTGGATGAAGGTATCATCGACTTCGAGGGGAAAAGCATACATAAGATAGCAATCCCTAATAAACCAATAGACACAGGGCTCAAGATTTGGCAACTATCGTAGCGCGGCTATCTTTTGCGGTGGACCTGGCATATACCTGGCTCAAAATATGGACCGATAGGTTGAATTCCGCCGCGGCCGGCCCAAGACGACATCATCTCCTACGAAGATGGCTGACCTGAACCAGACTCAAGCCGTTGTCGTTGCCCTAGTCAGCAAGCTGCCGGTGGGGGTATATCACGTCTTCGTTAACAATCTCTTCTCGGCGCCCGACCTTTTCATCGTTTTAAGGCACCTATGGATTGAAGCCACCGAAACCTGCCAGACAAACTGTGGCCTCTATCGCCAGCTCGTCAAGCTTAAGGCAGCCGATAAAACAGGCAAGTCAGACTTCACTTGGTGGCAATTGGAGGCTTAGCCAACAGTAGATATTTAGTACGAAACAATCACCTTCGAAGATCCGTGCTAACAAGTTCTTAGGTCAATCAGATAGCGCAGAAAGATAATGCTTTGGTCGTGTTCCTTAGTACTGTTTATACGGGCCATGAAGTGACTGAACTTCTTCGCCATCGGCCGATAACAACAGCCCCATATGCACAGCCGGTCAAGCAGAAATTTGATAATAAGGGCGAATTGAAGCTGCTGATACCGTCTGTTGCTGCCGATTATAACGGCCTTATGACTAGGGTCGATATTAGTGATCATTATCGTAGCAACAACACCACAGAACATCGGCAGAGACGAGGGCCGTGTAGGGCTCTTGCATGGTCTTTCCTCCTAACAACAGCTGTTGCGAATAGCTTCCTTTTGCAGAAGCTAGGGCAGCCGGCTTGGAGGGCCTATAAGGCTCAAAGTCAGTGGCAGCAGCGCCTTGTTAATGATATCTTCAATACATACGGCAAGGCGGGCTCTTCAAGACAAAGATATCGTGCTGGAGACGAAGTTACGCCGGCAGAGCAGCATAAACATGTCAATAGGAAGAAACAAGGGCGTTGCCTAGGATGTCAGTGCATCCAAATTGGTCCTCGATCCCGCAGCTCTCAAAGAGGTCGAAGAAGACAGGCTCCGTTAATTGAGGCATCTGACGATAGCCTCAACCGTAGGGTTACCCGCAGAAAGGCCGGCAGCAAACACAGTGGGGTTGTGACTGTTGTGATGTAGCTATTCGTAAACGGTCTGAATgttggtacttctatcacagGCAAGAAATACCTGCGAAGGAAGCACCGTAATTTTACTAGATTCTGATTGGATGGTATCTCTGTCGATCCCTTGCGCGCGATGTATTTGTGCCTTTTGACTGTCAAGGGGATATGTGTTTTTAAATCATTTTGCCCGGTTACATTGCTGCTAAATGGTTGTTAGGTTATTCTAAGGTTTTTATAAATAGGACCACCTAGGTTTCCGGCAACCCAGGTCTTCCCtaatatcatcaacattgaAACTCGGCTTAGTGCCCGGCATTATTTCTTTAACCTGCTCCTTAACCAGTCTAATTGCCATATAATAAGTCCTATAGAAGTCAGAGAGCCTTACTTCTTTATTATTGCCAACCACAAACGAACGACTATCGGGAGCCCAGGAGAGATTCCCAGGCATGCCCTCCTCTCTGATAATGGACTTGGCAAACGCCTTTAGCTCAATGAGTTCTCCAAAAGGTGTATAGCAGCCCCGTATAAGATATTTTTTGGCGGATGGCTTCGAGGCGCTCGGGCTGAGAAGAGTATTGGTCTCGAGATGGCCAGTGGTACGCAAGAGTACTGTAGCTATacagaggaggagcatgCTCCAAGAAAAGTGTACGTCCAATCCACATGAGTGCCGGTAGGCCAGGTGTAGAGTTGTGAGCTGAATGATATGACATAGACCGCCTTTGTATCCCTATAACAGCAGTATAATAAATGATAGCGGAAGACGACATGTCTCCAGCGGGGTCTCGATATGTCCAGAACATCATTGAGAGCTGGAATAAAGCCTCGGATAGCTCCAGCCAAGGCCTGGATGGGAGGACGAACTCCGACTCATCTCTCATCGAATTATTGTCTATACCAAAGTGCGTGCCTCCTTCAAAATCACTCTCTTCATCGCTCTCATCACTGCTCGCATGACTTGATTCGTCGTCCTCAACAGTGCGCACGCAAGAGCAGCCTTGTTCACGGCTATGTAGTTGGGTCACGAGAGACACGATGTAATGCATCATCCTTTCCTCATCTAGCCCcaatttaaaattatagaGCTCTTGCCGCTGGCGCTCCTTGAATCTCAAAACCAGAAAGACGAAACAGAGAAATCGCTTCCACAGAAATGTATCTTTTCAAGCACGATACAGCTCGAAACGGATGTGGCCAAAAGACATCTTTTGAATATGTATtcagccaacaacaagacGTGTATGACGTGCGAATTATCGTAGCCATGGCGTCGTCTCGTTTTGGTCGATAATTCCAGCCTGGTCATGGGGACTGCTTCCCTGATGTGTTCTTGGCGTTTCCATCGATATTCATAGGGCAACATTTGTTCCTGTGTCACTCAATGATATCTTTAGGGCTTAAAATTTCTGAGAGCTGTGCCCTCTGTGAGCTCTACACGTCCCCAGAATCCGTGGCTTCAACGCGCTGTTCGCGTTCAAGTCCGTAATCAAACTTAGATTATATTACATGTTACAAGACTCTCAGCTATTGCATCAAACTCTATGAGAATCGTACAGGGTTAGAAGTTGAGCACCAATCAGACAGTTAAGCGCCCCCTCCGTCGCCGAAAGTGGAGCCGCAGCAGTTTCACTAAGTACCCTCTTTCaagtgaaagaggaaaacAGGGGTATGGCCCAATCAAAACACGTAAAAGTCCTTTTTCACTTGAATTTGGAGCTGGAATAATGATGTAGAAAAGAAATCGTAAAGTAATTGATCGACCCAGTAAGCCGTATCGAGTAGGCAGCTGGGTTGGGCTAGCCATGTTGTCCGTGCATGTCATCAGTAATACGTTTGGGGACGGGATGGTTCCTCCAAGCAATGTTGAGCTGTACCGTCCAAGCTCAATGAGCCTGCTGACCAGAGCAGGCTCAGTGCAGTTATGAGGCCATCATATTGAGTATTCAGTCAATACTAGAACCACATAGCAGACAGTGAGCCTTCTCAGTCCAGGTCTCATCGCCACCGGTTACGTTTTCACGCAGGTCACGAATCTCCCATGTTGTGGGCCCGTCTTGCATCTTGAGAGTGGCCTCGAAGAGTCCCAGATATGGCTTGGAGTCTgcgatcttcttcttgcgaCCCTTCTTGGCTGGTCCTTTAACTGATGCGGTGGCGATAGATCTGGATGGCGTTGGTCCAGGTGTTGGGGTTTCTGTCTCACGAGGGGTTTCGCgagcagccttcttcacGTATACGTTATCGTTCGTTTCGCCGGAACCGACATCGATCGTCGGCTGGGTCTCTTTCTCCATAGCGTCAGTGGGCGACAGAGGACGGGTCGCTTCCTTGGGCTTCCCTTCCTTGACAATCGATCCTTCGGTTCGATGAGACTTATCGGTTCCTAGTCGTTCGTAGACTTGCGTGAGAATGTCATGAGCCATACATTCGTCATGCATCCACTTCCCGCATTCCGAACTCGTGCATCCTATCAGTGCCCTGTCGGGGTTCGCGGGAGTTTGACATTTGCACACGGGTTCAACAGACTTTATTGACATTAGCACATgcgaaaaagaaataaggCATTGCGTAACATACCGAAAGTTGCGGGTTACGGCAGTCGTACACTTGACGCCAATAAAGCGCGTCTTTGATCTCCTCGTCATCGGACTCAATCCATTGGTTGACGGTAGCGGGTCCTGTAACACTGACAACATTGATAATATCCACTAGGAAAGGAAAAATCGGTTAGTCGCATTGCAGCATAATATCAGTCAGCTTTCTGGAACATACTGTGGTTGGAAGCAATCAGTTCGTTAGCGCCATGGTACGGCTGGCGGCCTTGAACAGTCTTCTTGCCGTCAAGGGTCCCAGCAGGAAGTTCGTCGGGCCAGTACATCCAATAGATGCGTGCATAAACGTGATGCTCATCGGAAGCACGGATCTCGAGGATGCGCGCGATCCAGTCATCAATACTCTTCTTGTAAATACCTTTGCCAGCACCTTGAGCTTTTTGTTGTTCAATGGTTACCTCGTTAGCGACACGAACGAATCCTTCGCTATAATATTTGACACCGCCGACTGCCAAGAGTTAGCCATAAGCCCCTCACAATTTGGACAAGGCCGAGATTTCATCGGATACTTACGGACGAAGCTATTGTAGCGCGTCATATCTTGCCATCGTTTTCCAGGTTCGACAGTGTAGTACAAGTCCATGGTGTCGTGCGTTTTGAAGCTGCCTGTTGGGAAGAAGGGAGAAATTTGAATCTGAACCCGTTTATCGTCATTTTGACCATCGCGCTTCCGCTTCTTGTTTTTGTGACGTTCCTGCTGGGCGGCCGAAGGGCCAGTCGCGTAAGAAATCGTGAAGGGACACTCAGCACGGTTCTCCTCCCTGACAGATCGCGATCTCTTGCGATTGCTCATTGTGGCGTTTTGACACAGTTGGGTATGACCGCGTCAAGAATGGAGAGAAGGAGGGGTTTGCAGAGAAACAACGAGGCGCGCGAAGGAACGGCGAggaaagggaagaaaagacaaAAGAGAAATGGAAAGAGAATCGTATATAAGTGATTTTGCGATGGCGCGATCTGTGCTGAGCTGAGCCCCATTGGTCTTTAAGTAATAAGCCGAGGGCGGCCTACGTCGTGTTAAATTGGCGGCTGGGACAGGGCTCCACTTTCCTTTATCACAATATTGTTCTTGTATCCAGAAAAGGAGGGGGAATTGAACCAACCCCTCCCTGACAGACTGATCAGAAATaatcaagtcgacgatcaataacatcacaactTTCTGCTCCACATCTTgatacactcaccccatcgtatAGCTTCGTATCCAATAAGAATCTAAAGAATCTGATTGGCCCGAAAGGCAAAACGCGGCGCGTTTTGCCCATTAATACTTGAGGAGGAACAGGCCCCGTTCCCAACTAGAATACTTGAGGCGAATTGCTCCACGTTTCTGATTCAGCCACTGTTGATGGCTTACACTCACAGTTCCCGCTGCATGGTTATTCCAGTACAATATGTCTCGCCTCAAAATCCGTTAACTTCATGGCTTCGCCCACTAAGAGCCCCGTTACATAGCCCTCATCGACCAGCCTATATCGCCTTTCAGTGCCCAAACGCAGGACATACGGTATGCTCATTCCATTGAAAACACAGACAACGTCTCCTACATTTGCGCACTTTGGCACCCATCCCACAGCTCCTTTCCTGCAAGAGGCAAATCGTCGGCACATGTTTTCAACTAGGATACCATTTATATCTTGGGAAAGAGGCAACTTGAATATCTTCTCTACCTCCTCTTGCACCTCAGTAGTGGTTTTGGCTTCGCATATGGCTTCGATGAATGCGCTGTATCATCGAAAGCTTTCCGATGCCTCCTGCGAAAGGTCATTACTAAAGTGCGATAAAATGGCGCTGACGAACTTGTTCTCGCCGTCATATGCTAGTTGATTGGTATCATTCCCGACTTTCGCGATAGATTCACAGTCCTTCAGCCACCGGTGGACTTCTAAGGCGTATTTCCCCAAGGATTCTATCATGAATGTCTCTAGGTCAGGTTGCTCACATAATTTGGTAAGGTTAATGTTGGTCGCCATTCCCATCGAGTCGATGACATCAAGAATCTTGCCACGGATTCTCAGATAGCCGGCTTGTTCATCGACCGTAGCTTGCAGTGAGGACTCATGGGCTGTATGTAAGAGGGTCCAGCTTAGTACACCAAGCCTGGAACCGACTGCATGGAGACTCTTGGATGCGTGCTTTATGTGGGGTACCCATGACTCCAGTGCCCCGTAGTAGCCTGGCGACATGTCGTTGATGAAAGACCATAGTATTGTGAGGCTCCTGCTATTTCGGATACAAAATCTAGCGAATCGCCGGTACAGTTCAGTGCTTGAAATGTTATAGTCGACCAACAGTTTGTAGTCAGAACTACCAATATCAGAAGCAAACCCGAGCAGCGCAATGATGTGATCTCGAGAGTCTGAACAGTTGAATAGTAAGGTCTTATTCAAAGATCGCAGAGGCTTTCTTGTCTATCTTTCGGAGACGCAAGAATACAGGCCCGTTGATACCATGTCGGTAACTGGGAGTCGCTGCCACCTTTGGGCTACAATGAACTCCCCGAGGGCAAGCGGCTTCAAAGTACCAGAAAGTCTGGGGATGATCCATAACATAATTAAGCCAGGAGGCCAAGAATGTCCAATGGAGTCTTTTTGTGCCGGCCACAAGTATTGGGCTCGGAGATTTGGCCAGTTCCTGCAGGATTCATTTGCGAGAGAACCAACTTCATTGAAGGAGAGTCCCAATGTGCTGAGTCGCAGATAGAGGGTCAGGCGGGAAGGCAGCAGTAATAAGTTCAACTTCGACCTTATGTGGCGTTTTGGTATCACTGGCCGGCAGACTCGTAGCTTTGCGAGAGTATACCAAATCGAACTTGCGAAGGAACTCAAATGCTCGCCCGACGCTGTCCGATTCCACGCCGAGCCATATCACGGTCGTAGTAGCTGCTAAATAAATTTCTCCTATAAGTCGAACCTGGGAAGCACGCTCAGCTGTATCGTTCTGGTTGATATACAACGCGTCTGCCCAGACCAAGCGTCGGTATTGTCGGGATCTGATGTTGACCAACGCATTATGCAGACTTGGGCCAGTTTCGACCGCACGCCCAGAGCAGATAATTCTCTTTCGTAGAAGGGGATCGCCCCAAGCGTATAAGAGAGCAGAAAATTCGACGTTGGCGGCAGTTTCTAGCGGCAACGTTCTCATTTCCGTAACAACTTCGCCATCACCAGATCCAGTGTGGAGGTCAAGCAGCCTGACATTGCGGGGAAGTAATAGAGAATACCGGTACGCTTCCATCCCAGCTGATCATGATATGATAGTTACTCACTTTGTGATTACAAACGGAAGGTGTTCTTAATAAGCTGAGGCTCGACGTGGTTAGAGTCCAGTTATTGGAAACTGTCAATATGGGAATTGTTCCTGCGTGTCTTGGCAAGAGATTGATCTGGTACTGACCATTTTAGGAGGAGGTGCAAAAAGTCAGCCTGGCCACGCAGCCACCAGGCTGAGTCGCATGCATGCAGTTGAGCGTAGTAAGCC is part of the Fusarium oxysporum Fo47 chromosome VII, complete sequence genome and harbors:
- a CDS encoding heterokaryon incompatibility protein-domain-containing protein, whose translation is MEAYRYSLLLPRNVRLLDLHTGSGDGEVVTEMRTLPLETAANVEFSALLYAWGDPLLRKRIICSGRAVETGPSLHNALVNIRSRQYRRLVWADALYINQNDTAERASQVRLIGEIYLAATTTVIWLGVESDSVGRAFEFLRKFDLVYSRKATSLPASDTKTPHKVEVELITAAFPPDPLSATQHIGTLLQ